In Cotesia glomerata isolate CgM1 linkage group LG3, MPM_Cglom_v2.3, whole genome shotgun sequence, one genomic interval encodes:
- the LOC123260906 gene encoding carbonic anhydrase-related protein 10, whose protein sequence is MAPYSSVYLGIWGVFIFVLIKESRPVSWEEWWTYDGISGPAFWGLINPEWSLCNKGRRQSPVDLEPKRLLFDRNLQPLHLDKHAIRGILANTGHGVVFSVDNGTQHPVNISGGPLSYRYQFHEIHLHYGMSDHLGSEHTVDGYAFPAEIQIFGFNSQLYSNFSDALHRPQGIVAVSLLLQLGDLSNPELRQFTDKLNEIKFGGEVTEITRFAVRDLLPDTNHYMTYEGSITMPACHETTTWIILNKPIYITKQQLIALRTLMQGEKRHSKAPLGNNFRPPQVLHHRPVRTNIDFSVQGVKNCPTMYRDIYYKANSWELSD, encoded by the exons ATGGCCCCCTACAGCTCCGTGTACTTGGGCATCTGGGgagtttttatatttgttcTGATAAAAG aATCAAGACCAGTCAGTTGGGAAGAATGGTGGACGTATGATGGAATTTCCG GGCCGGCGTTTTGGGGTTTAATTAACCCAGAATGGTCACTTTGTAATAAAGGACGTAGACAATCTCCGGTAGATCTCGAACCTAAGAGACTACTTTTCGATCGCAATCTTCAACCGCTTCATTTAGACAAACACGCGATACGAGGAATTCTCGCAAATACTGGCCACGGAGTAGTTTTCTCCGTAGACAATGGTACACAACATCCCGTCAATATATCAGGCGGGCCGCTGAGCTATCGCTATCAGTTTCATGAAATTCACTTGCATTACGGGATGAGTGATCATCTGGGAAGCGAACATACTGTAGATGGCTATGCATTTCCCGCTGAG aTTCAAATATTTGGATTTAATTCTCAACTCTACAGTAATTTTTCCGATGCTCTTCATCGGCCTCAAGGAATTGTTGCAGTTTCGTTGTTACTTCAG ctGGGAGACCTCTCGAATCCCGAGCTAAGACAGTTCACAGATAAATTGAACGAAATTAAATTTGGAG GAGAGGTCACGGAAATTACTCGCTTCGCTGTACGAGATCTTTTACCGGACACGAATCACTACATGACGTACGAGGGCTCCATTACTATGCCAGCCTGTCATGAAACCACAACATGGATTATTCTCAATAAACCAATATATATTACTAAGCAGCAG ctCATCGCTCTAAGAACTCTGATGCAAGGTGAGAAGCGACACTCAAAAGCACCATTGGGGAATAATTTCAGACCACCACAAGTACTGCACCATCGTCCTGTACGAACGAATATCGATTTTAGTGTGCAG gGAGTAAAAAATTGCCCGACTATGTATCGAGATATATATTAcaaag CAAATAGTTGGGAACTATCCGACTAA